The Streptomyces laurentii region TATCGCACTCGGGCCGGGCTTCATACGACGGCTTCCTGGCCGACCAGTTCGGTCACCACGCGCACCGCCTCGGGCACCGCGGCGGCGACCTCCGCGCTGAGTTCCCCGCCTTCGTCGAGGCAGGCCGGCTCGCAGCCGACGACGAGGATCCTGCGGGGCGGCGTACCGCCGGCCCCCGCGCACAGGGTGTCCAGCAGGGCGAGGACGGCGTCGGGTGTCATCCGGTGGCCGTCGAGTGCCGCGGCGGGCGGGGCGGTGAGCCGTTCGTCCGGCGCCGTGGCGTCGATCAGGTAGAGCGTCCCCGGCGGGCCGCCCCGCGCGGTGGCGTCGACGAGGACGCAGGTGTCCCAGCCGTCGAGGAGCTTGTACGCGAGGTGGACGCCGCGGATCCCGACATCGGCCACCTCGACGTGGGGCGGCAGGCGCCGGGCGGCGAGCCGGCGTACGGTCTCGACGCCGAAGCCGTCGTCGC contains the following coding sequences:
- a CDS encoding hypothetical protein (Putative [NiFe] hydrogenase-specific C-terminal protease. Sequence comparison shows similarity to hydrogenase specific C-terminal endopeptidases, also called Hydrogen Maturation Proteases (H2MP). Maturation of [FeNi] hydrogenases includes formation of...; cd06068;~identified by MetaGeneAnnotator; putative;~nickel binding site [ion binding];~predicted protein [Streptomyces ghanaensis ATCC14672]): MNGPRRDPDHDPGTGLDPEARDEPRPAPRTLVAGVGNIFLGDDGFGVETVRRLAARRLPPHVEVADVGIRGVHLAYKLLDGWDTCVLVDATARGGPPGTLYLIDATAPDERLTAPPAAALDGHRMTPDAVLALLDTLCAGAGGTPPRRILVVGCEPACLDEGGELSAEVAAAVPEAVRVVTELVGQEAVV